One region of Oryza glaberrima chromosome 7, OglaRS2, whole genome shotgun sequence genomic DNA includes:
- the LOC127778978 gene encoding uncharacterized protein LOC127778978 yields MAAAKVVANLQILGLCLLHLCLAASAAAYYPDMLLETSFIPRDYARYADVARRCRSALASADELSPFDPVGAGVLARDLSFANGDWGQDAGRAPLMPSQGGDSPFLRLATFAVTHIDTDALRRRRPAMSAVNVSGVLSFTITRNCCCSSEYAVPHRQVSPEFKFLPGASRLTILFEGVYTETRSPGNDDDIGGGERVLCMVGNGVLPMRGGDSADPWAWARNAGDGSFEPPVMADGNMVLMLRYPKVHTLTTRAVRGELTSTSAASHNAYFDAVRLVSRIGQYSSYLFRPEHGELAANGCSTSTTRPFVCDDGVEGNCAGDLHGGASFCDILTELSPGDHGVLAVVPNWNCNSTDEFCSRLGPFQTGGGATNTTDRMLTGFAIAMQDLRCEPHGGEKPAARVSAVFRAVSPWEDQQLAVRRTGLGGATLSAEGVWRASTGQLCMTGCLGVIDAAAVGDEACHYRVSLHVPTTFSIRRRSIIVGQITAGDGSHFPLSFHQSVPPKHPWNRFGRSEASLRVAYDYTKVENAGELLRRSEPSGFRSSSIAKALVSYPRQAGAAAAAADEMMSLSDLADDLSLHFQPGPRLPFLPEQKVWPQWPVLHLDMLSVGPLVGSYSPPLRTLPSTPVARAEIDGGVEQQQHQLLNVSAVLSLSGKMFGWSPVMSLEGVYNQEDGRMYLIGCRNVEAPWRIVSTSRDLEDGMDCSIEVRVEYPPKTTRWLFSPTATACISSTRDAGDPLHFNTTELRTTPISYRGGRRDAPPDTLTEQTIEGLVCIAMLSGTIAAAVGQLRYIASHPDVAPYVSLVALGVQAVGYTATLVTDAKMLPAWPTYNYRMYVGHLHWNMDSTVKALTLAALLLTLRLAQKVRRSRARASARSPAEPGRVPSDGAVLLRSSGVYLAGLVFVLAVHAVATHTSSTSKQEVFFVEQKAAAASHAPPSCMRTRGAVVERYVGLVKEWFLLPQVIGNAVWRVNCKPLRNAYYGGVTAVWMLPHVYRYLRPPEVYIYRPEVQDDAMAFYAKATDVVVPVVAVALALLIYVQQRWNYKIVGWSLLRTEQTKVQHVY; encoded by the coding sequence ATGGCGGCTGCCAAGGTGGTCGCCAACTTGCAGATTCTTGGCTTGTGTTTGCTCCATCTCTGcctcgccgcgtccgccgccgcgtacTATCCGGACATGTTGCTGGAGACGTCGTTCATCCCACGCGACTACGCCCGCTACGCCGACGTCGCGCGGCGATGCCGGTCGGCGCTTGCCTCGGCCGACGAGCTGTCGCCGTTCGatcccgtcggcgccggcgtgctGGCTCGCGATCTGTCCTTCGCCAATGGCGACTGGGGCCAGgacgccggccgcgcgccgctgaTGCCGTCGCAAGGTGGCGACTCGCCGTTCCTCCGCCTCGCGACCTTCGCCGTCACGCACATCGACACCGAcgcgttgcggcggcggcggcccgcgaTGTCCGCCGTCAACGTCAGCGGGGTGCTCAGCTTCACAATCACCCGcaactgctgctgctcgtcggAGTATGCGGTGCCGCACCGGCAAGTGTCGCCGGAGTTCAAGTTCCTTCCCGGCGCTTCGAGGCTCACTATACTGTTCGAGGGCGTGTACACCGAGACGAGGTCGCCGGGTAACGACGacgacatcggcggcggcgagagggtgCTGTGCATGGTCGGGAACGGTGTTCTCCCCAtgcgcggcggcgacagcgcggACCCGTGGGCCTGGGCGAGGAatgccggcgacggcagcttCGAACCGCCGGTCATGGCCGACGGCAACATGGTGCTCATGCTACGGTACCCGAAGGTGCACACGTTAACGACCCGAGCGGTGCGTGGCGAGCTGACGAGCACGAGCGCCGCCTCGCACAATGCTTACTTCGACGCAGTCCGGCTGGTGTCGCGGATTGGCCAGTACTCCAGCTACCTGTTCCGGCCAGAACACGGCGAGCTCGCGGCCAACGGGTGCAGCACCAGCACGACGCGTCCCTTCGTCTGTGACGACGGCGTCGAGGGCAACTGCGCCGGCGACCTGCACGGAGGCGCCTCGTTCTGTGACATCCTCACCGAGTTATCTCCCGGTGACCATGGCGTGCTCGCCGTCGTCCCAAACTGGAACTGCAACTCCACCGACGAGTTCTGCAGCCGGCTAGGGCCGTTCCAGACCGGCGGCGGAGCCACGAACACGACGGACAGGATGCTCACCGGCTTCGCCATCGCGATGCAGGACCTCCGGTGCGAGCCGCACGGCGGCGAGAAGCCGGCCGCGAGGGTGTCGGCCGTGTTCCGTGCCGTGTCGCCGTGGGAGGACCAGCAGCTGGCGGTGAGGCGGACCGGTCTGGGCGGCGCGACGCTGTCGGCGGAGGGCGTGTGGAGGGCGTCGACTGGGCAGCTCTGCATGACGGGGTGCCTCGGCgtcatcgacgccgccgccgtcggcgacgaggcgtGCCACTACCGCGTCTCGCTCCACGTCCCGACGACGTTctcgatccgccgccgcagcatcaTCGTGGGACAgatcaccgccggcgacggcagccaCTTCCCGCTCTCGTTCCACCAGAGCGTGCCTCCCAAACATCCATGGAACCGGTTCGGCCGCTCCGAGGCGTCGCTGCGCGTGGCGTACGACTACACGAAGGTCGAgaacgccggcgagctcctccggaGGAGCGAGCCGTCCGGATTCCGGAGCAGCTCCATTGCAAAAGCACTAGTAAGCTATCCAAGgcaagccggcgccgccgccgccgccgccgatgagaTGATGAGTCTCTCCGACCTCGCCGACGACCTGAGCCTCCACTTCCAACCCGGTCCAAGGCTGCCGTTCTTGCCGGAGCAGAAAGTGTGGCCGCAATGGCCGGTGTTACACCTCGATATGCTCTCTGTCGGGCCGCTCGTCGGAAGCTACTCGCCGCCGTTGCGGACATTGCCTAGTACGCCGGTGGCACGGGCTGAGAttgacggcggcgtggagcaACAGCAGCATCAGCTTCTGAACGTGTCCGCCGTGTTGAGCTTGTCCGGGAAGATGTTCGGCTGGAGTCCGGTGATGTCGCTGGAGGGCGTGTACAACCAGGAGGACGGCCGAATGTACCTGATCGGCTGCCGGAACGTCGAGGCGCCATGGCGAATCGTGTCGACGAGCAGAGACCTCGAAGACGGCATGGACTGTTCGATCGAGGTTAGGGTGGAGTACCCGCCGAAGACGACGCGGTGGCTGTTCagcccgacggcgacggcgtgcatCTCCAGCACGAGGGACGCCGGCGACCCGCTGCATTTCAACACGACCGAGCTGCGCACGACGCCGATCTCTTACCGCGGCGGGCGCCGCGACGCGCCGCCGGACACACTCACGGAGCAGACCATCGAGGGGCTCGTCTGCATCGCCATGCTGTCgggcaccatcgccgccgccgtcggccagcTGCGCTACATCGCGTCCCACCCGGACGTCGCGCCGTACGTCTCCCTCGTCGCGCTCGGCGTCCAGGCCGTCGGCTACACCGCGACGCTGGTCACCGACGCCAAGATGCTCCCGGCGTGGCCGACGTACAACTACCGGATGTACGTCGGCCACCTCCACTGGAACATGGACTCCACCGTGAAGGCCCTCaccctcgccgcgctcctcctcaCGCTGCGCCTCGCGCAGAAGGTGCGGCGGTCGAGGGCCCGGGCGAGCGCGCGGTCGCCGGCCGAGCCGGGGCGCGtcccgagcgacggcgccgTGCTCCTGCGCAGCTCCGGCGTCTACCTTGCCGGcctcgtcttcgtcctcgccgTCCATGCCGTGGCCACGCACACCAGCTCGACGTCGAAGCAGGAGGTGTTCTTCGTTGAACAgaaagcggcagcggcgtcgcacgcgccgccgtcgtgcatGCGCACGAGGGGCGCCGTCGTGGAGCGCTACGTCGGCCTCGTGAAGGAGTGGTTCCTGCTGCCGCAGGTGATCGGCAACGCCGTGTGGCGCGTCAACTGCAAGCCCCTCAGGAACGCGTACTACGGCGGCGTCACCGCCGTGTGGATGCTGCCACACGTCTACCGCTATCTCCGGCCGCCGGAGGTGTACATCTACCGGCCCGAGGTGCAGGACGACGCCATGGCCTTCTACGCGAAGGCCACCGACGTGGTGGTGCCGGTCGTTGCTGTGGCGCTCGCCTTGTTGATCTACGTGCAGCAACGCTGGAACTACAAGATTGTTGGTTGGTCGTTGCTGAGAACGGAGCAGACAAAGGTGCAGCACGTCTACTGA
- the LOC127778294 gene encoding protein BZR1 homolog 1 has product MTSGAAAAAAAAGRTPTWKERENNKRRERRRRAIAAKIFTGLRALGNYNLPKHCDNNEVLKALCREAGWVVEDDGTTYRKGCKPPPSSAGGASVGMSPCSSTQLLSAPSSSFPSPVPSYHASPASSSFPSPSRIDNPSASCLLPFLRGLPNLPPLRVSSSAPVTPPLSSPTASRPPKIRKPDWDVDPFRHPFFAVSAPASPTRGRRLEHPDTIPECDESDVSTVDSGRWISFQMATTAPTSPTYNLVNPGASTSNSMEIEGTAGRGGAEFEFDKGRVTPWEGERIHEVAAEELELTLGVGAK; this is encoded by the exons ATGACGtccggggcggcggccgcggcggcggcggcggggaggacgcCGAcgtggaaggagagggagaacaACAagaggcgggagcggcggcggcgtgccatCGCCGCCAAGATCTTCACGGGGCTCCGGGCGCTCGGGAACTACAACCTCCCCAAGCACTGCGACAACAACGAGGTGCTCAAGGCGCTCTGCCGCGAGGCCGGCTGGGTCGTCGAGGACGACGGCACCACCTACCGCAAG GGATGtaagccgccgccatcgtcggctGGGGGAGCGTCGGTGGGGATGAGCCCCTGCTCGTCAACGCAGCTGCTgagcgcgccgtcgtcgtcgttcccgaGCCCGGTGCCGTCGTACCACGCGAGCCCGGCGTCGTCGAGCTTCCCGAGCCCCAGCCGGATCGACAACCCGAGCGCCTCCTGCCTCCTCCCGTTCCTCCGGGGGCTCCccaacctcccgccgctccgcgtCTCCAGCAGCGCGCCCGTCACGCCGCCGctctcgtcgccgacggcgtcgcGGCCGCCCAAGATCAGGAAGCCGGACTGGGACGTCGACCCGTTCCGGCACCCCTTCTTCGCGGTCtccgcgccggcgagccccacccgcggccgccgcctcgagcaCCCGGACACGATACCGGAGTGCGACGAGTCCGACGTCTCCACGGTGGACTCCGGCCGGTGGATCAGCTTCCAGATGgccacgacggcgccgacgtcgcccACCTACAACCTCGTCAACCCGGGCGCCTCCACCTCCAACTCCATGGAGATAGAAGGGACGGCCGGCCGAGGCGGCGCGGAGTTCGAGTTCGACAAGGGGAGGGTGACGCCATGGGAGGGCGAGAGGATCCACGAGGTCGCCGCCGAGGAGCTCGAGCTCacgctcggcgtcggcgcgaAATGA
- the LOC127780721 gene encoding uncharacterized protein LOC127780721, which produces MAAAGEEKPLPAEEIQGINDEAEPHPPRRKRNDDLLQDEEFQRVVRDIVIGPDNVPGGGHALRIIRDPATAFEELLECYRKAGLLEGQVWKRCNIFKGLEGLDNLQDEVKMEETVKEEEEEATGCRGRDASPDRPDELAKKRRLDGP; this is translated from the exons atggccgccgccggagaggagaAACCGTTGCCGGCGGAGGAAATCCAGGGGATCAACGACGAGGCGGAGCCGCATCCCCCGAGGCGTAAGCGTAACGACGACTTACTCCAGGACGAGGAGTTCCAGCGTGTGGTGCGCGACATCGTCATCGGCCCGGATAACGTTCCCGGCGGAG GACATGCGTTGAGGATTATCAGAGACCCTGCTACTGCGTTCGAAGAGCTCCTAGAGTGCTACCGCAAGGCCGGCCTGCTAGAAGGTCAAGTCTGGAAGCGTTGTAACATCTTCAAGGGGTTGGAGGGGTTGGATAACTTGCAGGATGAGGTGAAGATGGAGGAGACAgtgaaagaggaggaggaggaggcgacaggTTGCCGAGGCAGAGACGCGAGCCCTGATCGTCCCGATGAGCTGGCGAAGAAACGACGCTTGGATGGGCCTTGA
- the LOC127780828 gene encoding geranylgeranyl pyrophosphate synthase 7, chloroplastic-like, whose protein sequence is MAAFHPLAASRVRISPLIPAAAMAGTAGAAAASYAQHRRRFCAIVATAAASPVPAAAAAAATGFDFNAYMGEKAAAVNRALDASIPADEPPAALHEAMRYALLAGGKRVRPALCLAACAVVGGREAWAMPAAAAVEMVHTMSLVHDDLPCMDDDDLRRGKPTCHVVYGEPIAVLTGDALLSLSFHHMARFDSYPPDIDADKHPARVVRAIGELARCIGSEGLVAGQVVDLEMTGSTETVPLERLEYIHLHKTAALLEASVVIGAILGGGSDEQIESLRMYARSIGLLFQVVDDILDVTKSSEELGKTAGKDLASDKTTYPKLLGLEKSREFAEKLLSDAREQLSGFDQETAAPLLHLANYIAYRQN, encoded by the exons ATGGCTGCCTTCcacccgctcgccgcctcccgcgtCCGCATCTCCCCtctcatccccgccgccgcgatggcTGGGAcagcaggggcggcggcggcgtcgtacgCGCAGCACCGGCGGAGGTTCTGCGCCATCGtggcgaccgcggcggcgtcaccggtgccggccgcggcggcggcggcggcgacggggttTGATTTTAACGCGTATATGGGTGAGAAGGCTGCGGCGGTGAACCGGGCGCTGGACGCGTCGATCCCGGCGGACGAGCCGCCCGCGGCGCTCCACGAGGCGATGCGGTACGCGCTGCTGGCGGGCGGGAAGCGGGTGCGGCCCGCGCTGTGCCTGGCGGCGTGCGCGGTGGTCGGGGGGCGGGAGGCCTGGGcgatgcccgccgccgccgccgtcgagatgGTGCACACCATGTCGCTCGTCCACGACGACCTCCCCtgcatggacgacgacgacctccgccGCGGGAAGCCCACCTGCCACGTCGTCTACGGGGAGCCCATCGccgtgctcaccggcgacgcgctgctctccctctccttccaccACATGGCCAGGTTCGACTCCTACCCTCCGGACATCGACGCTGACAAGCACCCCGCCCGCGTCGTCCGCGCCATTGGCGAGCTCGCGCGCTGCATAGGCTCCGAGGGCCTAGTCGCCGGCCAG GTTGTTGATCTTGAGATGACTGGATCGACCGAAACTGTACCTCTTGAACGTCTTGAGTACATCCATCTCCACAAAACTGCTGCATTGCTTGAGGCATCAGTGGTTATTGGGGCAATCTTGGGAGGTGGCTCTGATGAGCAGATTGAAAGTTTGCGCATGTATGCGAGGTCGATAGGATTGTTGTTCCAGGTTGTTGATGATATACTTGATGTGACCAAGTCTTCTGAGGAGCTCGGCAAGACAGCGGGGAAGGACTTGGCGAGTGACAAGACGACATACCCGAAATTACTTGGGCTGGAGAAATCACGGGAGTTTGCAGAAAAGTTGCTTTCTGATGCAAGGGAACAACTTTCAGGATTTGATCAAGAGACCGCAGCACCACTTCTGCACCTGGCCAATTATATTGCCTATCGGCAGAACTGA
- the LOC127779758 gene encoding UDP-rhamnose/UDP-galactose transporter 2-like yields MEAEKKPPAVSDVGAWAMNVVSSVGIIMANKQLMSSSGYAFSFATTLTGFHFTVTALVGWISNATGYSVSKHVPLWELVWFSLVANTSITGMNLSLMLNSVGFYQISKLSMIPVVCLMEWVLNSKHYTTKVISAVVVVAAGVGICTVTDVEVNAKGFICACVAVFCTSLQQITIGSFQKKYNIGSFELLSKTAPIQAVSLIILGPFADYYLNGRWLLNYNFSTGATFFILLSCSLAVFCNMSQYLCIGRFSATSFQVLGHMKTVCVLILGWILFDSALTVKNILGMLLAVMGMVVYSWAVETEKKASAPIPRNKSDMLDDSEDVPLKARVSGLPSSDLEEGEMKS; encoded by the exons aTGGAGGCGGAGAAGAAGCCGCCGGCGGTGTCCGACGTCGGGGCGTGGGCGATGAACGTCGTCAGCTCCGTCGGCATCATCATGGCAAACAAGCAGCTCATGTCCTCCTCCGGCTACGCCTTCTCCTTCG CCACGACGCTGACCGGATTCCACTTCACGGTCACGGCGCTCGTCGGATGGATCTCCAACGCCACCGGCTACTCCGTATCCAAGCACGTCCCGCTCTGGGAGCTCGTCTGGTTCTCCCTCGTCGCCAACACGTCCATCACCGGGATGAACCTTAGTCTCATGCTCAACTCCGTCGGTTTCTATCAG ATCTCGAAATTGAGCATGATCCCGGTGGTTTGCTTGATGGAATGGGTGCTCAACAGCAAGCACTACACCACCAAGGTTATATCGGCCGTGGTCGTCGTGGCGGCGGGTGTTGGGATTTGCACGGTCACGGATGTGGAGGTCAATGCCAAGGGATTCATCTGCGCTTGCGTGGCTGTCTTCTGCACGTCGCTTCAACAGATT ACAATTGGCTCCTTTCAGAAGAAGTACAACATAGGGTCATTTGAACTTCTCAGCAAAACTGCACCAATACAGGCTGTGTCTCTTATTATACTTGGTCCCTTTGCTGACTATTACCTCAATGGGCGATGGTTATTAAACTACAACTTCTCAACTGGGGCAACT TTCTTCATATTGCTTTCTTGCTCCTTGGCTGTCTTCTGCAACATGAGCCAGTACCTCTGCATCGGCCGGTTCTCTGCAACTTCGTTCCAGGTCCTGGGCCACATGAAGACCGTGTGCGTGCTGATTCTTGGCTGGATCCTGTTCGACTCGGCCCTCACCGTGAAGAACATCCTCGGGATGCTGCTCGCCGTGATGGGCATGGTGGTCTACAGCTGGGCCGTGGAGACCGAGAAGAAGGCCTCCGCCCCAATCCCCCGGAACAAGAGCGACATGCTGGACGACTCCGAGGACGTTCCCCTCAAGGCCAGGGTGAGCGGCCTCCCCTCGTCCGACCTCGAGGAAGGCGAGATGAAGAGCTAG